The following is a genomic window from Chanos chanos chromosome 1, fChaCha1.1, whole genome shotgun sequence.
acacacagacatacacacacactcacctacctcacaacacacacagcttatattaatcacacacacacactcacctaccacacatacacatacacgctcacacacacacacacatacatacaaacacacacacacacacatcttacattaatcacacacacagacacacacacacacactcacctaccacacaacacacacagcttatattaatcacacacaccacacacacacacgctcgcacacacacacccacacatacacactcacacatacaaacacacaacgcacgcacacacacatacacgctcacacacacacacacacacgctcgcacacacacacgcacactcacctatcacacaacacacagcttatattaattacacacacatactcaactaccacacaacacacagtttatattaatcacacatacactcacctaccacacaacacacagcttatattaatctcacacacatactcacctaccacacaacacacagcttatattagtcacacacacacactcacctaccacacaacacatatacacacacacacacagcttacattaatcacacacacagacacacacacacacactcacctaccacacaacacatatacacacacatagcttaCATTAAtcattcacgcacacactcatgcacatgcacgcgcatgcgcacacagatacaggctGCTCTTACATGCTGTATGTCACAGTGTCTCTtagtgaatgtggactatcacagagtgtctcttactgaatgtggactatcacagtgtctcttactgaatgtggactatcacagaGTGTCTCTTAGTGAATGTGGACTATAACAGTGTCTCTTAGTGAATGTGGACaatcacagtgtctcttactgaatgtggactatcacagaGTGACTCTtagtgaatgtggactatcgcagtgtctcttagtgaatgtggactatcacagtgtctcttactgaatgtggactatcacagagtgtctcttactgaatgtggactatcacagtgtctcttactgaatgtggactatcacagtgtctcttagtgaatgtggactatcacagtgtctcttagtgaatgtggactatcacaatgtctcttactgaatgtggactatcacagagtgtctcttagtgaatgtggactatcacagtgtctcttactgaatgtggactatcacaatgtctcttactgaatgtggactatcacagtgtctcttagtgaatgtggactatcacagagtgtctcttagtgaatgtggactatcacagtgtctcttagtgaatgtggactatcacagtgtctcttactgaatgtggactatcacaatgtctcttagtgaatgtggactatcacagtgtctcttactgaatgtggactatcacaatgtctcttagtgaatgtggactatcacagtgtctctaactgaatgtggactatcacagtgtctcttagtgaatgtggactatcacagtgtctcttagtgaatgtggactgtcacagtgtctcttagtgaatgtggactatcacagtgtctcttactgaatgtggactatcacaatgtctcttagtgaatgtggactatcacagtgtctctaactgaatgtggactatcacagtgtctcttagtgaatgtggactatcacagtgtctcttactgaatgtggactatcacagtgtctcttagtgaatgtggactatcacagtgtctcttactgaatgtggactatcacaatgtctcttactgaatgtggactatcacagagtgtctcttagtgaatgtggactatcacagtgtctcttactgaatgtggactatcacagagtgtctcttagtgaatgtggactatcacagtgtctcttactgaatgtggactatcacagtgtctcttactgaatgtggactatcacaatgtctcttagtgaatgtggactatcacagtgtctcttactgaatgtggactatcacagtgtctcttagtgaatgtggactatcacagtgtctctaactgaatgtggactatcacagtgtctcttagtgaatgtggactatcacagtgtctcttagtgaatgtggactgtcacagtgtctcttagtgaatgtggactatcacagtgtctcttactgaatgtggactatcacaatgtctcttagtgaatgtggactatcacagtgtctctaactgaatgtggactatcacagtgtctcttagtgaatgtggactatcacagtgtctcttactgaatgtggactatcacagtgtctcttactgaatgtggactatcacagtgtctcttagtgaatgtggactatcacagtgtctcttactgaatgtggactatcacagagtgtctcttagtgaatgtggactatcacagtgtctcttactgaatgtggactatcacagtgtctcttactgaatgtggactatcacaatgtctcttagtgaatgtggactatcacagtgtctcttagtgaatgtggactatcacagtgtctcttagtgaatgtggactatcacagtgtctcttagtgaatgtggactatcacagtgtctcttactgaatgtggactatcacaatgtctcttagtgaatgtggactatcacagtgtctcttagtgaatgtggactatcacagtgtctcttactgaatgtggactatcacagtgtctcttactgaatgtggactatcacaatgtctcttagtgaatgtggactatcacagtgtctcttagtgaatgtggactatcacagtgtctcttactgaatgtggactatcacaatgtctcttagtgaatgtggactatcacagtgAATGTCCTACCTCTGCAGTCCTGCAGACCGCTGGTTCTGAGGTCcactgtgtgtatctgagcCAGTGTTTGGATCATGACCTCACACACAATCCTGCGCTGCTCAGGGCCCAAGCCCGGCAGGGTGGGATCAGAAAACACCCGACCTGGACAGTACTCCCTCAAGTAGAACTCACCACCCAAAACACTGAGCACAGAAAACCACAGCGTGAACAATTACAGGCTGAGAGAGCCagcctgtttgactgtgtgtctgtgtgtgtgtgtgtgtgtgtgtgtgtgtatgtgactgtctgtatgcatgtgactgtatgtgtgtgtgtgtgtgtgtgtgtgtgactgtctgtatgcatgtgactgtatgtgtgtgtgtgtgtgtgtgtgtgtgtgtgtatgcgtgtgtgtgtgtgtgtgtgtgtgtgtgtgtgtgtgcatgtgcatgtgtgtttacctgGGATCATCAGAGTGAGCAATGACCTCTGGGACAGGAACTTCGGCTTGTTTCAGGGCTTTGAgaagcctacacacacacatacacacacacacacacatacacacacacacattatacacacacacacacacacacatacagacagtcacatacacacacacacacacacacagacagtcacatacacattcacacacacacacgcacacacatacagtcacacacacatacacacacacacacacacacacacacgcacacacacacacagacagtcacacacacacacacacatacacacacacacacatacagtcacatacacacacacacacacacatacagtcacacacatacaaacagtcacacacacacacacacacacaattacagtcacacacacacacacacacacacacacacaaacacacacacaaacacacgttacaCAAGGAAAGCACAATGTCTTTTTCCTTTCAGCTGAAcagtctagggttagggttgacACAGTATATGCATAACTGACCTGTGTTCCCTCCCCAGAGGCTCTGGCTGTGGACCCTTCTTAAGGACGAGACGGCGCCCCCTGGTCCTCAGGAGGTAAGTGGCACCCAAGTCCCCACTGTTGAACTGTTGTAGAGTGACAGTGTCTGAAAGAGGAGGTCACCCAAAAGCTCAGTGAGCAGGATCACCACAGCAAAGCCAGAGTTTTCTCTCAGAATGACAGGAGATTTGAATCAggctgctgggggggggggggggggggtggggcactGAGTCATAAATACACTCAGCTACATTCACTCTGAATCTAAAGGTTAAGAGTGGTTtggaaacaggtgtgtatgcAAAACACACTGACTAAACCAACAGCACACACCACATGCTCACACAAATACTGACTGAAAACAGACCGAGAGGAAGTTGGAGATACATAACAGTGATCTgagaccaaataaataaatttgggatttccctgtctctcctcaggaAACCCCCTATGAACGGAATACTCTCTTCATTAACCcagccacacccacacgcctgtctcacaccatccacacgcctgtctcacaccatccacatgcctgtctcacaccatccacacccCTGTCTCACAtcatccacacccacacgcctgtctcacaccatccacatccacacgcctgtctcacaccatccacacccaaacacctgtctcactccatccacacccaaacacctgtctcacaccatccacacccacacgcctgtctcacaccatccacatgcctgtctcacaccatccacacccacacgcctgtctcacaccatccacacgcaaacacctgtctcacaccatccacacccacacgcctgtctcacaccatccacacgcaaacacctgtctcacaccatccacacgcctgtctcacaccatccacacccacacgcctgtctcacaccatccacacgcaaacacctgtctcacaccatccacacccacacgcctgtctcacaccatccacacgcaaacacctgtctcacaccatccacacgcctgtctcacaccatccacacccacacacctgtctcacaccatccacacccagacacctgtctcacaccatccacacgcctgtctcacaccatccacatgcctgtctcacaccatccacacccaaACAGCTgtctcacaccatccacacccacaTGCCTGTCTAacaccatccacacccacacgcctgtctcacaccatccacacccacacacctgtctcacaccatccacacccaaACACCTGTCTCACTCCATCCACACCCAAACACCTGTCTCGCACCATCCACATCCACATGCCTGTCTTacaccatccacacccacacgcctGTCTCACAACATCCACATTCAAATGCCTgtctcacaccatccacacccacacacctgtctcacaccatccacacccaaACACCTGTCTCACTCCATCCACACCCAAACACCTGTCTCGCACCATCCACATCCACATGCCTGTCTTacaccatccacacccacacgcctgtctcacaccatccacacccaaACACCTGTCTCACTCCATCCACACCCAAACACCTGTCTCGCACCATCCACATCCACATGCCTGTCTTacaccatccacacccacaTGCCTGTCTAacaccatccacacccacacgcctgtctcacaccatccacacccacacacctgtctcacaccatccacacccaaACACCTGTCTCACTCCATCCACACCCAAACACCTGTCTCGCACCATCCACATCCACATGCCTGTCTTacaccatccacacccacacgcctgtctcacaccatccacacccaaACACCTGTCTCACTCCATCCACACCCAAACACCTGTCTCGCACCATCCACATCCACATGCCTGTCTTacaccatccacacccacaTGCCTGTCTAacaccatccacacccacacgcctgtctcacaccatccacacccaaACACCTGTCTCACTCCATCCACACCCAAACACCTGTCTCGCACCATCCACATCCACATGCCTGTCTTacaccatccacacccacacgcctgtctcacaccatccacacccaaACACCTGTCTCACTCCATCCACACCCAAACACCTGTCTCGCACCATCCACATCCACATGCCTGTCTTacaccatccacacccacaTGCCTGTCTAacaccatccacacccacacgcctgtctcacaccatccacacccaaACACCTGTCTCACTCCATCCACACCCAAACACCTGTCTCGCACCATCCACATCCACATGCCTGTCTTacaccatccacacccacacgcctGTCTCACAACATCCACATTCAAATGCCTGTCTCACACCATCTACACAGCTGTCTCGCACCATCCACACAGGGACAGTGTGCTGTGACGGTGACACACACCTGGGTCCGACAGCCCAACAGTGTGGGTCAGGTACTGGTTCAATTCCTTCACTGGGAGGTCGTAGCCCGGTCTGACTGAGCAAGTTCCTGGAACAAACCCAGACAGGGAGAACTGCAGAACCTGCTCCAGTTCCCGCACAGCTGACAACGGATCTCTCACCTACAGGGGAATTACACAACAGAGAAATGGATTACATACGTTAAAGGGACTACAAATCCCATGAGAATTATAACTGTCCAGTGTGAAGAGTATAATAGCTCACTGGCTCAGCTCACTCTAAAGAACTACATTTCCACTATGATTCAGTGGTCTGTAAAGAACTACATTTCCCCTAAAACAACAGATCTCAGTTCTGTCATCAAGGATGTCAAGGTGATTTACATACTAGTCTTAATTTAAAATCACagtttatgttcatttttagcAGAGACTGCCCTCTTGTCCAGGGCAGCTTAGAAGAAGTGTTTtgaaacagagcagaagagaaatcataatgtaataaaaacaagCAATAAACATGTCCAAGCCAATGGCCCtgagaacaaacaaaccctcCCCATCAGCTTTACTGACCCATGGAATCAGACTAACCGTGATTCCACGCATGCCCACCAGGGCGGCAGCCTCAACGTTAAAGTGAAGGTCGTCCAGAAAAACAGCCTGGTGTGGACACACTCCAAGTCTGTCTGCGCACAGACGATAAATCCTCACATCCGGTTTACACACACCCTCCTTACAGGACTCcaccacctacacacaaacacacacacgcatacggacagccagacacacacacgcacacacacacatacagacagtcacatataaacacacacacacacacacgcaacaaaACAATGGACGTCTGAGGTTACATTCAgattttctaaaataaatacaatgaaTAAGATTTCCAGTCACTACAAGCCTTCATTTCCagctttcctgtgtgtgtgagatctgaCGTCCAGAACTGAAGGGGttgaaaaacacagtgaatgtTATTCAGGCGACAGCAGTTTGAGTTATTCGTTATCATCCCTCATggctgagagaaacacacatggTTTCATCTCGCTGGCTGACGTCATAGTTTTCCACAGGATGTCGCACTGAACACACCTCTTATTGCTCTGCCTCTTAACACTGACCATTCTCACTCACCACATCAAAGAGCGAGCGGTCCACAGGGAGGAAGGACCGCCCCCCTGGCAGGAGGAAGTTGTTGCTGAGAATGGCGGTTTTCAGGCCCTCGGCGCGGACACACTGCACCGCCTCCATCATCACGGGGACAGGCTCCATCATACTACTGTCAGTCAGAGCTGAGAGAAATGACCCCACATGGACCTGGGACCCCacctgacacagaaacacacacatcaacctcacacacacctcagttacacctgacacagaaacacacacatcctttaaTTATTTGATCATAAAAAAACTCTGTTGTTTGGCTGTGTCTGTGCCATGCTGCGGTGTAAAACGCTGAAACAGAGAGGCCCATGAACACAGACCACTGCGTtctcacagagaaaatacaatATTCAAGCCTTTACGTAATACAGAGAAAATACCCCTGTCTTCAACAACATTTCTAACGTGCGTTTGTTTTAAATTCCTGTCAGAAATAGTGGTTATGACAAAACAGTGTGTGCTCAGATACAATGaacatcagagaaaaacaaaacttacaaTTTTACTGCAGTCAAGGCTGAAGGCTTTCACAAACTCTTCAGAGTCTATCTCCCCCCTCATGAACCTCCTCCAGGAGTTACTGTCTCCTCCTGTCCTGATGGCTTTGCCAATAGTGCCTCTTGGGACTCTGTTCTTGTCCTCCCATTCTGtccaatgagaaagagagaatcttCAAGTTCAAATTAAAACATGGACTGACTCCAGAACACCAAAGTCAGAATTCACGGTTTCATTCAGTCGACATAAAAACAACCTCAAAACAACCATCAAAcaatcattttgacatttttacacaATGACACATTTTATGAGATAAAACCATAGGAGATTTAGGAACATAATTTTTAAATGGAAGAGACTTTATGGCCTTTATGGTAATGTCCACAGACCTACGTATTTACAGATGACTATCATATCTTACGAACATTTGTGATTATGTAGTGACTTATAAAGCTATACACAGTGACTGGATGGCTTTTGACAGCCGGCCTGGGCTTGACCTGTTGCTTTGGGGACGGGTGATGGAATGAGAACGCCGTACATGTCGAAAACGACCGCTTTAAAACCGGTTGTAGAGGCGACACTCATGTGGCGATGTGACAGCGGCCTCCACACCATAAAGCCGAAGCGAACAGCCACCTGTGGCAGGTGGGCAACCCTGCTTACGGCCCATGCCATGGTAGTCCAAATACACCACCTAATGtatgacacacagaacaaagactGGATATCTAGTGTATGACTGCACAATTCACGTCTCCAGACTAATCAAGTACAGTCTGTGTTCAATATTATTAGCAGTTATAAACGCCTGGGGCTTCTTTTACTTCAAAGATTATGCTTATTAGCATTTTCATTAGATACTGCGACACTGCTATTAAGTTATCTCAATATCAAAGGGCTCTCATGAGTTCGAGTGCTCTCGATTTACATTTAGACACAAATTTCATTCTTGCGTTCACCTCTTAACGATTTTTCACTTCAGTAAACCCCACAGACAGGGTAACAAACAATGTAGTTCCAGTTTTCACGTCGCCAATGTTATTAAATTTCAGTGAGAAGTCGTATGGCTGAAAGTTCGGCTCGTCCGAAACGACTAACCTCCGCTTGCACCCACGTGACAATAACATTACTCACGTGACAGGCgtactgtcaaaataaaagactcGACTGGACACGGCAGCCCCTGCGATTATTGCTGCTAAGCCGTGAAGAATTTAGGGCCGTGCCTAACTCCATCACTTCACCCTATGTGTACTGACCTTTGTGTCTGAACTAACTCCTCTGGCAGTGTCCAGGATTACAATgatgaggactttttttttactcctgagaatatgagaaatattttgagCTACTAAGTGAAAATGAGGGCAAAGTAATAGTGAGTCTGGTTTATTTTCCAAGTGCATAGCCCATTAACGAGATGACAAGAAAGataagagagggggagaggaagagagagaggggggggggggggagagaaagataagAGAGGGggcgaggaagagagagggggggggggaggaagagagagagagagagaagatagatATTTGGCAGAAATATTATTGCTCTGTGCTTGTGCTGTGACTGGACAGGGttatttattctgtgtgaaACCTCTCACTGGGTCACTGCCACATGCATGCGGGAGCAGATCCAAGGACAATGAACCCTCTCACACGACCACGTCAGAGCTCCATCACCTCCAACGCTGTCCTTTACACTGGGCCCCATCACTCACCCCACGGATGAGTGCCCAAGCACTGAGAGACTGCAACCAACAGCGCAATGTCAACCCCCCCAAACCTGTACATCCATAACTCACAATGACCAGCAAACAacagaatatttacaaacatgGCTTTTAttcactgaaagagaaaaatgttgaaaacatttttttcatgcagtAATTCCAGTCTTATGTAGAGCCTTCATTAAAAGAGATTGTTTACAACCTTTTTTCATGCAGTAATTCCACTGTTCTGTcgaacaaacacaaagaaaacctCCCACACTGTACATAAAAACTATTTctatacacagacaaaagaagaaTTGCATTGCTGTTATGTGAGGAGGATAAACCGGAGCCGCATTGAGGCTGTGTACAGAGAGCTGGCTCTAATCTCTACCGTAGCATTTCTGACCGTAGCATTTCTGACCGTAGCATTTCTGACCGTAGCATTTCTGACCGTAGCATTTCTGACAGGACAAGAGCCCGTTTCTGAGACAGCACCGTACACttagacagtctgccctgtctCTGCTTCACAGTCAAAAGACAAAGCATTTTCCTCCTTACAAAGGAATGcccttaaaatgaaacacatctggacacacacacacacacacacacacacatacacacacacacgcacacacagagcacagcaaaTGGTGCCACTTTTGTGTAGACATTTACACAACTTAACAGCGAAACTCAGGTTTACACAGGATAAAAATGAAACTCAGGTTTATAAAGGTTAACAGCCAAACCCAGATTTACACAGGTTAACGGTGAAAGGTAGGCTGACagtgaaatgtctgacagtgtctTTGAGTCTGCTCTCAGTGCAGAGTCAGGAGAGACAGgcattgttttaaaaagcagagGGAGATCTGGCCCCGGCCTCACAGAGAGTGACACTGTCGGTTTCACTTCctgcttttcctctcctcaAAATTCCAGTACTGGTCTTCCCCTGGCCACCTCATCCTTCCCCCGACACACTGGCACGTCGTCTGCTCACAGCTTCAGCTCTGCACGACCTGGTCTCTCATGTGCACTCACAATGACAGGcttttgaaaataatgaaaaccagataaaaccatttaaaaaatcCCACACGGAGAACCTTTTAACTCCGAGTCTTTAAAGAGACGGTGTGGAGAGGCCCTGCTGCCCTCAGTCTTCTGATGTCCTCACAGACGTTCAGGCACCCGTGTTCAGTTCGTTAAAATGAGTCAGTTCTGTGAAATGAGTCAGagctacaggtgtgtgtgtgtgtgacagagtcaAAGCGAACACAGTCAAAGCAAAAGCCATCTAATGTCTGCTCTGTCCTGCGTCACGCATGGGTGAGTGCACAGCAGAGCTTGGGATCTTCGTCCCGTCAGTCACGCGTGTGTTGCCCGTCATGTCCCCACCTGACTGACTGTGAGTTCTGCTCTGCATCTCAGGCCTGTGTGAGAGAATCCAGGCGTCAGACGCGTGTCAGACGCCCTAAGAGAAGGAGTAGAGGGCAGagtagctgttttttttctgtgaacgCAGCAGCGGTGTCTGCGTGTCTGCATCTCTCATTCCTGCACCGCTCAGGGACCGGAAATGTCTCTGGGTCCAGCCGTACACCACACAGTTCAGCCAACCCTGAGACGTAGAGGTCAGGGCCtggacggagggagagagagagatttctttttaattaaagttcattatttatttgtccATTTATTTGTCTTGTCAGACCAAGGAgattaaaaaaggagagagcgagagcgagagagagagagagaaagagagagagagaaagagagagacagagagacagaaagagacagagagacagagagagagaaagagagagagagagagagagagagagagagacagagagagagagagagagagacagagagagagagagagagacagagagacagagagagagagagacagagagagagagagagagagagagaaagagagagagagagagagagagagagagagagagagagagaaag
Proteins encoded in this region:
- the LOC115806013 gene encoding acyl-CoA dehydrogenase family member 10, giving the protein MAWAVSRVAHLPQVAVRFGFMVWRPLSHRHMSVASTTGFKAVVFDMYGVLIPSPVPKATEWEDKNRVPRGTIGKAIRTGGDSNSWRRFMRGEIDSEEFVKAFSLDCSKIVGSQVHVGSFLSALTDSSMMEPVPVMMEAVQCVRAEGLKTAILSNNFLLPGGRSFLPVDRSLFDVVVESCKEGVCKPDVRIYRLCADRLGVCPHQAVFLDDLHFNVEAAALVGMRGITVRDPLSAVRELEQVLQFSLSGFVPGTCSVRPGYDLPVKELNQYLTHTVGLSDPDTVTLQQFNSGDLGATYLLRTRGRRLVLKKGPQPEPLGREHRLLKALKQAEVPVPEVIAHSDDPSVLGGEFYLREYCPGRVFSDPTLPGLGPEQRRIVCEVMIQTLAQIHTVDLRTSGLQDCRGESVEQCVVRWTEQYRRNETQPISAMDRLIDWLPLHLPKQHTHTLLHGDYRLCNLVYGSEMPEVKAVLGWGKASVGDPLMDVASACLSLYTSTNTQTHTGTGVKQLSSLGIPSPEELFELYGRCRLLEDVADWRFYMALCCFCQASASQTLHRHSFTGTDQSTDT